The Lipingzhangella halophila genome segment GAGAGCGAAGACGTCGTCATCAACATCATCGACACCCCGGGCCACGCCGACTTCGGTGGAGAGGTGGAGCGCGGCCTGTCGATGGTGGACGGCGTGGTGCTGCTGGTCGACGCGAGTGAGGGCCCCCTGCCGCAGACCCGGTTCGTGCTCCGTAAGGCCCTCGCCGCGAAACTTCCGGTGATCCTCGCCATCAACAAGGTCGACCGGCCCGACGCCCGGATCGCCGAAGTGGTCGACGACACCTACGAACTGTTCATGGACCTCGACGCCGACGAGTCGCAGATCGACTTCCCGATCGTGTACACCTGCGCGCGCGACGGCAAGGCGTCATTGGAGCGGCCCGCCAACGGCGGTGTGCCCGACAGTGACGACCTCACCCCGTTCTTCCGGACGCTACTGGAGACCATCCCGGCACCGGAGTACACCCCGGGCGCCTCTCTGCAGGCGCACGTCACCAACCTCGACGCGTCTCCGTTCCTCGGCCGGCTCGCGCTGTGCCGGGTCCGCCAGGGCGAGATCCGCAAGGGCCAGCAGGTGGCGTGGCTCCGCGGTGACGGCAGCACGCCGCACGTGAAGATCACCGAACTGCTGATGACGGAGGCACTTGAGCGCAAGCCCGCCGAGCGCGCCGGCCCGGGGGACATCATCGCGATCGCCGGGATTCCCGACATCATGATCGGCGACACCCTCGCCGATCCGGAGGACCCGCGCCCGTTGCCGCGTATCACCGTCGACGAGCCCGCGATCTCGATGACGATCGGCACCAACACTTCGCCGCTCGTTGGCCGGGCCAAGGGTTCCAAGGTCACGGCGCGACTGGTGAAGGAACGGCTCGACCGGGAGCTCGTGGGCAACGTCAGCCTGCGCGTGCTGCCCACCGAGCGTCCGGACACCTGGGAGGTGCAGGGACGCGGCGAGCTCGCGCTGGCGATTCTGGTGGAACAGATGCGGCGCGAGGGCTACGAGCTGACGGTCGGCAAGCCGCAGGTCGTGACGCGCGAGGTGGCCGGCAAGGTGCACGAGCCCGTCGAGCGCCTCACCGTCGACGCCCCCGAGGATTACATGGGCGCCATCACCCAGTTGCTCAGCGTCCGCAAGGGGCGCATGGAGCATATGACCAACCACGGATCCGGCTGGGTGCGGATGGACTGGCTGATCCCGTCGCGCAGCCTCATCGGCTTCCGCACCGAGTTCCTCACCGAGACACGCGGCACCGGGATCGCCCACCACGTGTTCGAGGACTTCGAACCGTGGTTCGGCGATCTGCGCACCCGGCCCAGCGGGTCGATGGTGGCCGACCGCAGTGGGCAGGCCACGACGTTCTCGATGTTCAACCTCCAGGAGCGGGGCACGATGTTCGTCGAGCCGGGAACCGAGGTGTACGAGGGAATGATCGTCGGGGAGAACTCGCGCGCCGACGACATGGACGTCAACATCACCAAGGAGAAGAAGCTCACCAACGTGCGCTCCGCCACCGGCGATGAGCTGGAGCGCCTGGTGCCGCCGCGCAGGCTCTCCCTGGAGCAGGCCCTGGAGTTCTGCCGGGAGGACGAGTGCGTCGAGGTGACCCCCGAAGCGGTGCGGATCCGCAAGCTCATTCTGGACCACAAGGAGCGGGGCCGCCTCGCCGCGCAGAAGAAGCGCGGGTAACGCGTGCCCGGCCGCATTGGCGGGGAGGCCCGATGCGGCCGGCCGCGACGGCCGTGGAATCCGTGACGCACCCGGGCGCGCGACTCTAGGCTGAAGG includes the following:
- the typA gene encoding translational GTPase TypA; protein product: MSSETPESGSARRTDLRNVAIVAHVDHGKTTLVDAMLWQSGVFRVNQDVDERVMDSNDLEREKGITILAKNTAVHYTTPESEDVVINIIDTPGHADFGGEVERGLSMVDGVVLLVDASEGPLPQTRFVLRKALAAKLPVILAINKVDRPDARIAEVVDDTYELFMDLDADESQIDFPIVYTCARDGKASLERPANGGVPDSDDLTPFFRTLLETIPAPEYTPGASLQAHVTNLDASPFLGRLALCRVRQGEIRKGQQVAWLRGDGSTPHVKITELLMTEALERKPAERAGPGDIIAIAGIPDIMIGDTLADPEDPRPLPRITVDEPAISMTIGTNTSPLVGRAKGSKVTARLVKERLDRELVGNVSLRVLPTERPDTWEVQGRGELALAILVEQMRREGYELTVGKPQVVTREVAGKVHEPVERLTVDAPEDYMGAITQLLSVRKGRMEHMTNHGSGWVRMDWLIPSRSLIGFRTEFLTETRGTGIAHHVFEDFEPWFGDLRTRPSGSMVADRSGQATTFSMFNLQERGTMFVEPGTEVYEGMIVGENSRADDMDVNITKEKKLTNVRSATGDELERLVPPRRLSLEQALEFCREDECVEVTPEAVRIRKLILDHKERGRLAAQKKRG